The following proteins are encoded in a genomic region of Vibrio tasmaniensis:
- a CDS encoding efflux RND transporter permease subunit — MSASAGFLRHNYDESSQMETVMEHDSQKPAFDHQNRDNRNVDSVNGDLNNSWHSIPTKRSFIVLLVVFSIIILSALGAKNLYFRGDYNIFFEGTNKQLMAFDEIQTTFAKTDNLAIVVAPEDGNVFTPETLTLIQNLTVDAWQIPYSSRVDSLANYQHTEAVEDDLLVEDLLYEEYEHTPERIAKVKQIALNEPLLKNALVSASGDVTIVNVTVQLPEVDKTAEVQEVIAAINTMIAKYQADYPSVEFHKAGIIAMNNAFMMSAQEDSSTLVPLMLLVVLVFLTFMLRSFFSVVATLVVIISSIVATMGLSGWAGMFLSTATVNVPTLVLTLAVADCVHVIVTMRQAMQRGMEKAQAIQYSIKLNAMPILITSVTTAIGFLMMNMSDSPVLRDFGNLSALGVIIACFLSVTMLPALLKLLPVKSLPANPLAADKVTFMDKLGDFVVANRKALLPISTLVIVGAAALIPLNKVNDESVKYFDTSSEFRQAADFMEETVSGMTTISIAVKTNESQAIADPVFLQAIGDFTDWLRVQPETDHVATLSDVYMRLNKNMHGDDDSYYQLPLNRELAAQYLLLYEMSLPYGLDLNNQINVDKSSIKMVLTVDNLGSVELVELEERIYSWFAANAPQYEVVASSPSLMFAHIGETNMASMLSTLPITLVLISGLMIFALRSVRLGVISLVPNIAPAIIGFGLWALISGEINLGLSVVVTLTLGIVVDDAVHFLSKYQRARMEGKSAEEAVRYAFHTVGRALWITTVVLVAGFSVLAMSSFRLNSDMGLLSAIVIFIALVVDFILLPSLLMIFDKQTHHAVKTQLGSKPNTKSQPSSTAELSTSTK; from the coding sequence TTGTCAGCTTCGGCTGGCTTTTTAAGACACAACTATGACGAATCGTCACAAATGGAGACTGTGATGGAACATGACAGCCAGAAGCCAGCTTTCGATCACCAAAATCGAGATAACCGTAACGTCGATAGCGTAAACGGGGATCTAAATAACAGTTGGCACTCAATACCGACCAAGCGTTCGTTTATCGTTCTGCTGGTGGTTTTTTCAATCATCATTCTCTCTGCATTAGGGGCAAAGAACCTCTACTTTAGAGGGGACTACAACATCTTCTTCGAAGGCACCAACAAACAGTTGATGGCGTTCGACGAAATCCAAACCACCTTTGCGAAAACCGACAACCTCGCGATTGTTGTCGCACCTGAAGATGGCAATGTCTTCACCCCAGAAACCCTTACCCTAATTCAAAACCTCACGGTCGATGCGTGGCAGATCCCGTACTCAAGCCGTGTCGATTCGCTTGCTAACTATCAGCATACCGAAGCGGTTGAAGACGACCTCTTGGTCGAAGATCTGCTGTATGAAGAATACGAGCACACGCCCGAGCGAATTGCCAAAGTTAAACAGATCGCCCTAAACGAGCCTCTGCTTAAGAATGCGTTGGTGTCGGCTTCTGGTGACGTGACCATTGTTAACGTTACCGTGCAATTGCCTGAAGTGGATAAAACTGCTGAAGTGCAAGAAGTGATCGCGGCCATCAATACTATGATCGCCAAGTACCAAGCCGATTACCCGAGCGTAGAGTTCCACAAGGCAGGCATCATTGCCATGAACAACGCGTTTATGATGTCGGCCCAAGAAGACAGCTCAACGCTCGTGCCGTTAATGCTGTTGGTGGTGTTGGTGTTCCTTACCTTTATGTTGCGCTCATTCTTTAGTGTGGTGGCTACCTTAGTTGTGATTATCTCGTCGATTGTCGCGACCATGGGTTTGTCTGGCTGGGCAGGGATGTTCCTCAGCACCGCGACGGTTAACGTTCCAACCTTGGTATTAACCCTTGCAGTTGCCGATTGTGTTCACGTGATTGTGACCATGAGACAAGCAATGCAGCGCGGGATGGAGAAAGCACAAGCCATTCAATACAGCATCAAGCTTAATGCGATGCCGATCTTAATTACTTCGGTGACCACCGCGATTGGTTTCTTGATGATGAACATGTCGGATTCTCCCGTATTACGAGACTTCGGTAACTTGTCGGCATTGGGCGTGATCATCGCGTGTTTCCTCTCTGTGACCATGCTTCCTGCGCTGTTAAAACTGTTGCCAGTTAAGAGCTTGCCAGCAAATCCATTGGCGGCAGATAAAGTGACCTTCATGGATAAGCTCGGCGATTTTGTCGTTGCTAACCGTAAAGCACTGCTGCCTATTTCTACTCTTGTGATTGTTGGTGCTGCGGCGTTAATTCCGTTGAACAAAGTGAATGATGAATCGGTGAAGTATTTCGATACCTCAAGCGAATTCAGACAAGCGGCCGACTTCATGGAAGAGACGGTAAGCGGCATGACCACCATTAGTATTGCGGTCAAAACCAACGAGTCTCAAGCGATTGCTGATCCTGTGTTCTTACAAGCGATTGGTGACTTTACCGATTGGCTACGCGTTCAACCAGAAACCGACCATGTGGCCACGCTTTCTGATGTTTACATGCGTTTGAATAAGAACATGCACGGCGACGATGACAGTTACTACCAACTGCCACTTAACCGTGAACTTGCCGCGCAATACCTACTGCTTTACGAGATGTCTCTGCCTTACGGTTTGGATTTGAATAACCAGATCAATGTAGATAAATCATCGATCAAAATGGTACTCACCGTCGATAACCTCGGCAGTGTGGAATTGGTGGAACTCGAAGAACGCATCTACTCATGGTTTGCCGCTAATGCGCCGCAATATGAAGTGGTCGCGTCGAGCCCGTCATTGATGTTTGCACACATTGGCGAAACCAACATGGCGAGCATGCTATCAACTCTGCCTATTACCTTAGTACTCATATCTGGCTTGATGATCTTCGCACTGCGCTCGGTTCGCTTGGGTGTGATCAGCCTAGTACCAAACATTGCCCCGGCGATTATTGGCTTTGGTTTGTGGGCGTTGATCTCTGGTGAAATCAACTTGGGTTTGTCAGTCGTGGTCACGCTCACACTGGGTATCGTTGTCGATGATGCAGTGCACTTTTTGAGTAAATACCAACGCGCCAGAATGGAAGGGAAATCAGCAGAAGAAGCCGTTCGTTACGCCTTCCACACTGTTGGCCGCGCACTGTGGATCACCACAGTCGTGCTTGTGGCGGGTTTCTCAGTGCTGGCGATGTCGAGTTTCAGACTCAACTCCGATATGGGCTTGCTCAGCGCGATAGTGATTTTCATCGCGCTGGTGGTCGACTTCATCTTGCTACCTAGCTTGCTGATGATCTTCGACAAACAGACTCACCATGCAGTTAAAACTCAGCTCGGATCAAAGCCTAACACCAAGTCGCAGCCTAGCTCGACAGCCGAACTGTCTACTTCGACCAAATAA
- a CDS encoding TetR/AcrR family transcriptional regulator, producing MFGFGCKGDKQGIFGCKGVLSKKQQSIADREVELMLLAKDLVREQGFGNLTMDRLTAASSYSKGTIYNHFCSKEDVVLALCIHSLKTEALMFARSGEFEGNTREKIVALHVAYRIYARMEPVLSTCAIMAKSPWVLEKASSARVTEMNELEELVIEQADSMVNRAVEAGDLKFSSGVGSDAIVFANWSIAFGSNALSQNASNSHCIKRLQDPYSVLHNANMLLDGLNWQPLSSDWDYRKTWRRVEQELFSEEVAYLESVGR from the coding sequence ATGTTTGGCTTTGGTTGTAAAGGCGATAAACAAGGTATCTTTGGTTGCAAAGGCGTGTTGTCTAAAAAGCAGCAGTCTATAGCAGACCGAGAAGTAGAATTGATGTTGTTAGCAAAAGATCTGGTTCGAGAACAAGGGTTCGGAAACCTCACGATGGATAGGCTAACGGCAGCAAGTTCTTATTCTAAAGGTACGATATACAATCACTTTTGCAGCAAAGAAGACGTGGTTTTGGCCTTGTGTATTCACTCTTTAAAGACCGAGGCATTAATGTTTGCTCGCTCTGGAGAGTTTGAAGGCAACACACGTGAAAAGATTGTCGCACTGCACGTTGCTTACCGAATCTATGCTCGCATGGAACCGGTACTATCAACCTGTGCGATCATGGCGAAAAGCCCGTGGGTACTAGAGAAAGCGTCTAGTGCACGTGTAACCGAGATGAATGAACTGGAAGAGTTGGTGATTGAACAAGCCGATTCAATGGTAAACCGAGCAGTAGAAGCCGGTGACCTTAAGTTCTCTTCTGGTGTGGGTTCAGATGCCATCGTGTTTGCTAACTGGTCAATCGCATTTGGTTCAAATGCCTTGTCACAGAACGCATCAAACAGTCATTGTATTAAGCGGTTACAAGACCCGTATTCAGTATTACACAACGCGAACATGCTACTAGACGGCCTAAATTGGCAGCCCCTTTCTAGCGATTGGGATTACCGCAAAACCTGGCGCCGTGTAGAACAAGAACTGTTCAGTGAAGAAGTCGCTTACCTAGAGTCAGTAGGTCGATAA
- a CDS encoding outer membrane beta-barrel protein: protein MKKTLLALALLGASSTAMADSWLYGGAMGGQNSLGNKEETAMGIHVGTGILPFIGVEAGYWDLGSFDSVKYGNQTLTKLDASTTYLAIKPSIDFGPLHVYAKGGLHSYELKANGFKQDEVDIMYGVGAEYFIFGPLSVGASYQTFNMKDDNSGVFTLNATIHLL from the coding sequence ATGAAAAAAACGTTATTGGCTCTAGCACTGCTAGGTGCATCTTCAACAGCGATGGCTGATTCTTGGTTGTACGGCGGCGCAATGGGTGGTCAAAACTCATTAGGTAATAAAGAAGAGACAGCGATGGGTATCCACGTGGGTACGGGCATCCTTCCATTTATTGGTGTTGAAGCGGGTTACTGGGATCTAGGTTCTTTCGACAGTGTTAAATACGGCAACCAAACACTGACTAAACTAGACGCAAGCACAACTTACCTAGCAATCAAACCAAGCATCGATTTTGGTCCTCTTCACGTGTACGCGAAGGGTGGTCTTCACTCTTACGAGCTTAAAGCGAACGGCTTCAAGCAAGACGAAGTTGATATCATGTACGGTGTAGGCGCAGAATACTTCATCTTTGGTCCACTATCTGTAGGCGCTAGTTACCAAACTTTCAACATGAAAGATGATAACTCAGGTGTTTTCACTCTAAACGCAACTATCCACCTACTGTAA
- the hrpA gene encoding ATP-dependent RNA helicase HrpA, whose amino-acid sequence MTSSPEKADNNKNAAQPSSSQNQAKPNKAASNKPAEQSNAKKAEQSATKTKPSQNSPVSLRKALHECMMRDRFRLSKRITGASKIKNEQSKHAVFDEIALDIAKSMMTATQRAAQKPTIEYPEILPVSQKRDDIAKAIAENQVVIVAGETGSGKTTQLPKICSELGRGRFGLIGHTQPRRLAARSVANRIAEEMETQLGEFVGYKVRFNDQISENTQIKLMTDGILLAEIQHDRFLSQYDTIIIDEAHERSLNIDFIMGYLRELLPKRPDLKVIITSATIDPERFSKHFNNAPIIEVSGRTYPVDTRYRPLGGDDSDSDRDQIEGIFEAVDELCDEGQGDILIFMNGEREIRDTADSLSKRNLRDTEIVPLYARLSAGEQNRIFQSHTGRRIVLATNVAETSLTVPGIKYVIDPGTARISRYSYRTKVQRLPIEPVSQASANQRKGRCGRVAEGICIRLYSEEDFESRPEFTDPEILRTNLASVILQMTALGLGDIQAFPFVEAPDKRNIQDGVRLLEELGAIATAEPATNKNKNQGDDKKKLTAIGRKLAKLPIDPRLARMVIEAPSNRCLHEVMVIASALSIQDPRERPSDKQQSSDDKHKRFFDKESDFITFVNLWDYVKQQQKELSSNQFRKQCKQDYLNYLRIREWQDVYFQINQAMRELDTKLNTEPGSYDGIHMSLLSGLLSHIGMKDQEKNEYQGARNARFHIFPASGLFKKQPKWIMSAELVETSKLWGRVIAKIQPEWIEPLAKHLIKRSYSEPHWSKKQAAVMAHEKVMLYGIPIIPKRLVNYGAIDATVSRELFVRSALVEGEWETKHAFFKQNRKLLQEVEELEHKSRRRDILIDDDELFDFYDQRVGEEAVSGRHFDTWWKKTSQKTPELLNFEKSMLFRGDASHVTDLDYPNFWHQNGIKLKLSYQFEPGDDNDGVTVHIPLPILNQIDQNGFDWQIPGLRQELVISLIKSLPKTLRRNFVPAPNYADAFLARVTPLEAPLLDSLEKELRRMTGVEVVRDDWKLDQIPEHLKVTFRAVDHRKRKLKEQKDLHELKESLKDKVQETLSKVADDDIEQQNLHTWSFGELPKVYQQKRGGYDVKAFPALVDTKDSVEIKLFETEQEQITAMKSGQRRLILLNVPSPIKYLHSNLPNKSKLGLYFNPYGQVLDLIDDCIACGIDKLIEQKGGIVWEPEQFEALKEHVRAELDDTVVEIAQQVETILTTAFAISKKLKGRVDLSMAFALSDIKAQIEGLIFKGFATECGWKRLPDILRYMKAIERRMEKLPIDPNKDRLHMIKVESVMNNYKELLNKIPKGIAVPENVKEVRWMIEELRVSFFAQQLGTPYPVSDKRVKNAIDAC is encoded by the coding sequence TTGACTTCGTCTCCGGAAAAAGCAGACAACAACAAGAATGCAGCACAGCCGAGTTCTTCACAGAACCAAGCGAAACCAAACAAAGCTGCATCGAACAAGCCTGCTGAACAATCAAATGCCAAGAAAGCTGAACAGTCAGCGACAAAGACAAAACCATCTCAAAATAGCCCAGTATCTCTTCGTAAAGCGCTCCACGAATGTATGATGCGCGACCGCTTCCGTTTGAGTAAGCGAATTACTGGCGCGAGTAAAATCAAGAACGAACAATCTAAGCACGCTGTCTTCGATGAGATTGCCTTAGATATTGCCAAGTCGATGATGACGGCAACTCAGCGTGCTGCGCAGAAACCCACCATCGAATACCCAGAGATTCTCCCAGTAAGCCAAAAGCGCGATGATATTGCGAAGGCCATTGCTGAAAACCAAGTGGTTATCGTGGCGGGTGAAACAGGTTCGGGTAAAACCACTCAGTTACCAAAGATCTGTTCTGAGCTTGGCCGAGGTCGTTTTGGCCTAATTGGTCACACTCAGCCTCGTCGTCTTGCGGCGCGTTCGGTTGCCAACCGTATTGCAGAAGAGATGGAAACTCAGTTAGGTGAGTTCGTTGGTTACAAGGTTCGATTTAACGACCAAATTTCTGAAAACACCCAAATCAAATTGATGACCGACGGTATTCTACTGGCGGAAATTCAGCACGACCGTTTCTTAAGCCAGTACGACACCATCATTATCGATGAAGCCCACGAACGCAGTCTAAACATTGACTTCATCATGGGTTACTTAAGAGAGCTTCTACCAAAGCGTCCTGACTTGAAAGTGATTATCACGTCGGCGACTATCGATCCTGAGCGTTTCTCGAAGCACTTTAACAACGCACCGATCATTGAAGTATCAGGCCGTACTTACCCAGTCGATACGCGTTACCGCCCACTAGGTGGTGATGACAGTGATTCAGATCGCGATCAAATCGAAGGCATATTTGAAGCCGTTGATGAGCTGTGTGATGAAGGCCAAGGCGATATCTTGATCTTCATGAACGGTGAGCGTGAAATTCGTGATACTGCCGATTCTTTAAGTAAACGTAACCTGCGTGATACCGAAATTGTTCCGCTTTACGCACGTCTTTCGGCGGGCGAACAGAACCGAATCTTCCAGTCTCACACTGGGCGACGCATCGTTCTTGCGACCAACGTGGCTGAAACCTCGTTAACCGTTCCGGGCATCAAGTATGTCATCGACCCGGGTACGGCGCGTATTAGCCGTTACAGCTACCGCACTAAAGTACAACGCCTACCGATTGAGCCAGTGTCTCAAGCGAGTGCCAACCAGCGTAAAGGTCGTTGTGGTCGTGTTGCGGAAGGTATCTGTATTCGTCTGTACTCTGAGGAAGATTTCGAATCACGCCCAGAGTTTACTGACCCTGAGATCCTTCGTACTAACCTAGCATCCGTTATCCTTCAGATGACAGCGCTGGGCCTAGGCGACATTCAAGCATTCCCATTTGTTGAAGCGCCCGATAAGCGCAATATTCAAGATGGTGTAAGGCTACTTGAAGAGCTAGGTGCAATCGCAACCGCTGAACCTGCTACGAACAAAAACAAGAATCAAGGCGACGATAAGAAGAAGCTAACCGCGATTGGTCGTAAGCTAGCGAAGCTGCCGATCGATCCACGTTTAGCGCGTATGGTGATTGAAGCCCCAAGTAACCGCTGTTTACATGAAGTGATGGTGATTGCCTCTGCATTGTCAATTCAAGATCCGCGTGAGCGCCCATCAGACAAGCAACAATCGTCGGACGATAAGCACAAGCGCTTCTTCGATAAAGAGTCGGATTTCATCACGTTTGTGAACCTTTGGGATTACGTTAAGCAGCAACAGAAAGAGCTGTCGAGTAACCAGTTCCGCAAACAGTGTAAGCAAGATTATTTAAACTATTTACGTATCCGTGAATGGCAAGATGTGTACTTCCAAATTAACCAAGCGATGCGTGAATTAGATACCAAGCTGAATACAGAGCCGGGCAGCTACGATGGCATTCACATGTCACTGCTATCAGGTCTGCTTTCACACATCGGTATGAAAGACCAAGAGAAGAATGAATATCAAGGTGCTCGTAATGCACGATTCCATATCTTCCCTGCGTCTGGCCTCTTTAAGAAACAGCCTAAGTGGATCATGTCTGCTGAGCTGGTGGAAACCTCAAAACTTTGGGGGCGTGTTATCGCCAAAATTCAGCCGGAATGGATTGAACCACTAGCGAAACACCTGATTAAGCGCAGCTACAGCGAACCACATTGGTCGAAGAAGCAAGCGGCAGTAATGGCTCACGAAAAAGTGATGCTTTACGGTATCCCAATCATTCCCAAACGCTTAGTCAACTACGGTGCGATTGACGCAACCGTCAGCCGTGAGTTGTTTGTACGCAGCGCATTGGTTGAAGGTGAATGGGAAACCAAGCACGCTTTCTTCAAGCAGAACCGTAAGCTACTGCAAGAAGTTGAAGAGCTTGAGCATAAGTCTCGTCGTCGTGACATCTTGATTGACGATGATGAACTGTTCGATTTCTATGACCAGCGTGTGGGTGAAGAAGCGGTTTCAGGCCGTCACTTCGATACATGGTGGAAGAAGACCAGCCAAAAAACACCGGAACTGCTTAACTTTGAAAAGTCGATGCTGTTCCGAGGTGATGCAAGCCACGTAACTGATTTGGACTACCCGAACTTCTGGCACCAAAACGGAATCAAGCTGAAGCTAAGCTACCAATTTGAGCCGGGCGATGACAACGATGGTGTAACGGTACATATCCCGCTGCCTATCTTGAACCAAATCGACCAGAACGGTTTTGATTGGCAGATCCCAGGCCTACGTCAGGAACTGGTGATTAGCCTAATTAAGTCGTTACCGAAAACGCTACGCCGTAACTTTGTGCCTGCGCCAAACTACGCGGATGCATTCTTGGCTCGTGTTACGCCGCTTGAAGCTCCACTATTGGATTCTCTTGAGAAAGAGCTGCGCCGCATGACCGGTGTGGAAGTGGTACGTGATGACTGGAAGTTAGACCAGATTCCAGAGCACTTAAAGGTAACATTCCGTGCTGTGGATCATCGCAAACGCAAGCTGAAAGAGCAGAAAGACCTGCATGAGTTGAAAGAGAGCCTGAAAGACAAGGTTCAAGAAACACTTTCTAAAGTGGCAGACGATGACATTGAGCAGCAAAACCTGCATACGTGGAGCTTTGGTGAGTTACCAAAAGTCTACCAACAGAAACGTGGTGGCTATGATGTTAAAGCGTTCCCTGCACTGGTGGACACCAAAGACAGCGTAGAGATCAAACTGTTTGAAACTGAGCAAGAGCAGATCACTGCAATGAAATCGGGTCAGCGTCGTTTAATTCTGTTGAACGTACCATCGCCAATCAAATACTTGCACTCGAATTTGCCGAACAAATCTAAGCTTGGTTTGTACTTCAACCCATACGGACAGGTGCTCGATCTTATCGATGACTGTATTGCTTGTGGTATTGATAAGCTGATTGAGCAGAAGGGCGGCATAGTTTGGGAGCCAGAGCAGTTTGAAGCTCTAAAAGAACACGTACGTGCGGAGTTGGATGACACAGTTGTTGAGATTGCTCAACAGGTTGAAACCATCTTAACCACGGCATTCGCCATCAGCAAGAAGCTGAAAGGGCGTGTCGATCTTTCAATGGCATTTGCGCTTTCAGACATTAAAGCTCAAATAGAAGGTTTGATTTTTAAGGGGTTTGCCACAGAATGCGGCTGGAAACGCTTGCCGGATATTCTACGCTATATGAAAGCGATAGAGCGTCGAATGGAGAAACTGCCGATTGACCCGAACAAAGATCGTCTTCATATGATCAAAGTTGAGTCAGTAATGAATAATTACAAAGAGCTGCTGAATAAAATCCCAAAAGGGATTGCGGTTCCAGAAAATGTAAAAGAGGTGCGTTGGATGATAGAAGAGCTTCGTGTAAGCTTCTTCGCACAGCAACTCGGCACACCTTACCCAGTATCAGATAAGCGTGTTAAAAACGCGATTGATGCTTGCTAA
- a CDS encoding MipA/OmpV family protein codes for MKLKYLPTLASSGVVFVSSVFVSSVFLSANAWADEEQEWGIAAMFRTASIPYDTSGGDQTVNSFVPMLFFKNDYVFIDGTEMGAYLYQPDDEKWSLNAISRMRFIDIPAAEQNAIEGDTADFGAQLTYQLDEQWIVETEFMSDSEYNFHGNLRAKAKFETGDWEVTPRATLRYKSADFNSEYYSAANETIGAGVDLNVGVEARYHVFSNLYLLGSTSLTRLDDNAYDSSIIEDRYQGELYLGFGFFNDKTKAPKPKLSNAPYLRVAHGWATPSNIGDIMKFNREKDEYNNQLTSFFYGHPLTDEIFGFPLDIYLTPGIAHHWNSEVQSSSTEYIVAIKAYYTFDWPTQWRVGVAEGMSYIDSLTYIEAKEMKEKGYTGSHLLNYLDFSVDVNVGDLVGKNDLNNLWFGYSLHHRSAIFENASQFGRIKGGSNYNTVYLQYEF; via the coding sequence ATGAAGCTCAAATATTTACCGACTCTCGCTTCGTCGGGTGTTGTTTTTGTCAGTAGCGTTTTCGTCAGTAGCGTTTTCCTAAGTGCTAATGCGTGGGCTGATGAAGAGCAAGAGTGGGGGATTGCCGCGATGTTTCGTACGGCAAGTATTCCTTACGACACGTCAGGTGGTGACCAAACGGTTAACTCTTTTGTTCCCATGCTATTTTTCAAGAACGATTATGTGTTCATTGATGGGACTGAGATGGGTGCTTACCTTTACCAACCCGACGACGAGAAATGGTCTCTTAATGCTATATCTCGAATGCGTTTTATTGATATCCCAGCTGCTGAACAGAACGCAATTGAAGGCGATACGGCAGATTTTGGTGCTCAGTTAACGTATCAACTGGATGAACAGTGGATCGTTGAAACAGAGTTCATGAGTGACAGTGAATATAACTTCCACGGTAACTTACGGGCGAAAGCTAAGTTTGAAACCGGAGACTGGGAGGTCACTCCGCGTGCGACACTGCGTTATAAAAGTGCGGATTTCAACAGCGAGTATTACTCAGCAGCCAATGAAACCATCGGAGCAGGTGTGGATCTGAATGTCGGTGTAGAAGCGCGTTACCATGTGTTTTCGAACTTGTATTTATTGGGTTCAACCAGTCTGACTCGACTGGATGATAACGCCTACGATTCGTCGATTATTGAAGACCGTTATCAAGGCGAACTTTACCTTGGTTTTGGCTTTTTCAACGATAAAACCAAAGCGCCAAAACCTAAGTTGAGCAATGCGCCGTATTTACGTGTCGCACACGGTTGGGCTACGCCATCAAATATTGGCGACATCATGAAGTTCAATAGGGAGAAAGACGAATACAACAACCAGCTGACTTCCTTCTTCTATGGCCATCCGTTAACCGATGAGATCTTCGGTTTCCCACTGGACATCTATTTAACGCCAGGTATCGCGCATCATTGGAATTCAGAGGTTCAATCGAGCAGCACTGAATACATTGTCGCTATCAAAGCGTATTACACTTTCGACTGGCCGACTCAATGGCGTGTTGGAGTGGCAGAAGGCATGTCTTACATCGATTCGCTGACTTATATCGAAGCGAAAGAGATGAAAGAAAAGGGCTATACCGGAAGCCACTTGCTGAATTATCTCGACTTTTCGGTCGACGTAAACGTCGGCGACTTGGTGGGTAAGAATGATCTGAACAATTTGTGGTTCGGTTATTCGTTGCATCACCGTTCTGCAATCTTTGAAAATGCCTCTCAGTTTGGACGCATTAAAGGCGGCAGTAACTACAACACGGTTTATCTACAATACGAGTTCTAA